In a single window of the Sulfitobacter sp. M39 genome:
- a CDS encoding Dps family protein: MNQTAAALTTDAKTAIADALNQCVAETAVTTMLAQNFHWNVKGMGFGPLHDLFQKIYEDHFVAQDDLAERIRALDVHAEGMLAGMLKRSKINEHDGHANDKEMIRIMMEAQETLASTIAGAGQLAADNGDTLTEDLCIARGTEHEKFAWFLRAHLAG, from the coding sequence ATGAACCAGACAGCAGCTGCTTTGACAACCGATGCAAAAACAGCAATCGCCGATGCATTGAACCAATGCGTTGCGGAAACCGCCGTGACGACAATGCTGGCGCAAAACTTTCACTGGAACGTAAAAGGCATGGGTTTCGGCCCGCTGCACGACCTGTTCCAGAAAATCTACGAAGACCACTTTGTCGCGCAGGATGATCTGGCAGAGCGTATTCGCGCTCTCGATGTCCACGCCGAAGGGATGCTTGCGGGCATGCTGAAGCGGTCCAAGATCAACGAACACGATGGCCACGCCAACGACAAGGAAATGATCCGCATCATGATGGAAGCGCAGGAAACGCTGGCCTCCACCATCGCGGGCGCGGGCCAGTTGGCCGCCGACAACGGCGACACGCTGACAGAAGACCTCTGCATCGCACGCGGGACAGAGCACGAGAAATTCGCGTGGTTCCTGCGCGCACACCTCGCAGGCTAA
- the ctaD gene encoding cytochrome c oxidase subunit I, translating into MTRRYPDVLDPQGTYPPTEDMLAEPVPQDVQEAQKKRLRAAWKTPQGWRYWSAVNNTEVGIWYTMTAFFFMLCAGILAVLMRTQLAVPENDFLDADRYNQFFTMHGSAMMFLFAVPMFEAISILLLPGMLGARDMPFPRLSAYGYWCFLIGGIFVFGSILFDSAPKAGWFMYPPLATKEEGIGPDIWLLGLSFIEVASIAAAVELIVGALKCRPPGMRVNIMPLYAWYVMVVGGMILFAFPPLIAGDFLFELERSFDWPFFDPVRGGDPMLWQHLFWIFGHPEVYIIFLPSIAIAAMIVPTVARTPIVGYSWIVLSAVGTGFLSFGLWVHHMFTTGLPQISLGFFSAASEAVVIPTGIQLFAFVATLMVGRVKMTLPMLWIAGALAIFVAGGLTGVMLAIVPFNWQAHDSYFVVAHLHYTLFGGMVFPVMAGVYYFFPFFRKKLLSETLGRWAFWLIFVGFNVTFLPMHLTGLKGMPRRIFTYPGSAGWDWLNMMSTVGAYITAAGFAVFVYDLLRPKAYQGQIKRNPWGGGTLEWAHDVPEEAWGNRSVPYITSRYPLWDQPKLVERMDAGRYYLPDAPEGKRETLITSVIDAKPLMVQRVTGPAWITMLAAFFTGGAFIFPTFHIYEPAIVCGAFAIVCVLYWLWTSTAQVPDQERKDVGLGLSLPTYASGPTSVGWWAVWITMLGDSTAFASLVFGFFFYWTARPDFITIGADHATGAAVALGVTLFVVSWAATVLAREVNKRSHITLARIALALAAICTAGGAGLIILSVLDLEPTTHVYPATMWALMVWLVAHSLLGVIMQLYALAGSIFGKVTPQYDADLCNVTLFWHFMVLTALVTGFILGVAPRLLA; encoded by the coding sequence ATGACCCGCAGATACCCCGATGTGCTGGACCCCCAAGGAACCTACCCCCCGACCGAGGATATGCTCGCCGAACCCGTCCCGCAGGATGTCCAAGAGGCGCAGAAAAAACGCCTGCGTGCGGCTTGGAAAACGCCGCAAGGCTGGCGCTACTGGTCGGCGGTGAACAACACCGAGGTCGGCATCTGGTACACGATGACCGCGTTCTTTTTCATGCTCTGTGCCGGTATTCTGGCGGTGCTCATGCGCACCCAGCTTGCCGTGCCCGAGAATGATTTCCTCGACGCCGACCGCTATAACCAGTTCTTCACCATGCACGGCTCGGCGATGATGTTCCTCTTTGCCGTGCCCATGTTCGAGGCGATCTCGATCCTGCTGCTGCCCGGTATGCTAGGCGCGCGCGACATGCCGTTCCCGCGGCTCAGCGCCTATGGCTACTGGTGTTTCCTGATCGGCGGCATCTTTGTCTTCGGGTCCATCCTGTTCGACTCCGCGCCAAAGGCGGGCTGGTTCATGTACCCCCCGCTCGCCACCAAGGAAGAAGGCATCGGCCCCGATATCTGGCTTCTGGGCCTCTCTTTTATCGAGGTCGCCTCCATCGCCGCGGCGGTCGAGCTGATCGTCGGCGCGCTCAAATGCCGCCCGCCGGGGATGCGCGTCAACATCATGCCGCTGTATGCGTGGTATGTGATGGTCGTGGGCGGGATGATCCTCTTTGCCTTCCCGCCGCTGATCGCGGGGGATTTCCTGTTCGAACTCGAACGTTCCTTCGATTGGCCGTTCTTTGATCCCGTCCGGGGCGGCGACCCGATGCTCTGGCAGCATCTGTTCTGGATTTTCGGCCATCCGGAGGTCTACATCATCTTCCTGCCCTCCATCGCGATCGCCGCGATGATCGTGCCCACCGTCGCACGCACGCCCATCGTGGGCTATTCGTGGATCGTGCTCAGTGCGGTTGGCACGGGGTTCTTGTCCTTCGGGCTGTGGGTGCATCACATGTTCACCACCGGCCTGCCCCAGATCAGTCTGGGTTTCTTCTCTGCCGCGTCCGAGGCCGTGGTGATCCCCACCGGCATCCAGCTTTTCGCCTTTGTCGCAACGCTGATGGTGGGACGGGTCAAGATGACCCTGCCGATGCTCTGGATCGCGGGCGCGCTGGCGATCTTTGTCGCGGGCGGTCTGACAGGGGTGATGCTGGCCATCGTGCCCTTCAACTGGCAGGCGCATGACAGCTACTTCGTCGTGGCCCACCTGCATTACACGCTGTTCGGCGGCATGGTCTTTCCGGTCATGGCGGGCGTCTATTATTTCTTCCCGTTCTTCCGCAAAAAGCTTCTGTCCGAAACCCTTGGCCGTTGGGCCTTCTGGCTGATCTTTGTGGGCTTCAACGTCACCTTCCTGCCGATGCATCTGACGGGGCTTAAGGGGATGCCGCGCCGGATCTTCACCTACCCGGGCAGCGCGGGCTGGGACTGGCTCAATATGATGTCCACCGTCGGGGCCTATATCACCGCCGCAGGCTTTGCCGTCTTCGTCTACGATCTGCTGCGGCCCAAAGCGTACCAAGGCCAGATCAAGCGCAACCCGTGGGGCGGCGGCACGCTGGAATGGGCCCATGATGTGCCCGAAGAGGCATGGGGCAACCGTTCGGTGCCCTATATCACTTCGCGCTATCCGCTGTGGGACCAGCCCAAACTGGTCGAGCGTATGGACGCGGGCCGCTACTATCTGCCCGACGCCCCCGAGGGCAAACGCGAGACGCTGATCACCTCGGTCATCGACGCGAAACCGCTGATGGTGCAGCGCGTCACCGGCCCCGCGTGGATCACCATGCTCGCCGCGTTCTTCACCGGCGGTGCGTTCATCTTCCCCACCTTCCACATATACGAACCCGCCATCGTCTGCGGCGCCTTCGCCATTGTCTGCGTGCTCTACTGGCTCTGGACCAGCACAGCACAGGTGCCGGATCAGGAGCGCAAGGACGTGGGCCTTGGCCTCAGCCTGCCGACCTACGCCTCCGGGCCGACCTCTGTCGGGTGGTGGGCGGTCTGGATCACGATGCTGGGCGACAGCACCGCCTTCGCCAGCCTCGTCTTCGGGTTCTTCTTCTACTGGACCGCGCGACCGGACTTTATCACCATCGGAGCGGACCACGCCACGGGTGCCGCCGTCGCGCTTGGGGTCACGCTGTTTGTCGTCTCATGGGCCGCGACCGTGCTCGCACGCGAGGTCAATAAACGCAGCCATATCACGCTGGCACGCATCGCATTGGCACTGGCGGCGATCTGCACCGCGGGCGGAGCGGGGCTGATCATCCTGTCGGTCCTCGACCTTGAGCCCACAACCCATGTCTACCCCGCCACCATGTGGGCGCTGATGGTCTGGCTGGTGGCCCATTCCCTGCTGGGAGTCATCATGCAGCTTTACGCGCTGGCAGGGTCGATATTTGGCAAGGTCACCCCACAATATGACGCCGACCTGTGCAACGTGACGCTGTTTTGGCACTTCATGGTGCTGACCGCACTGGTCACCGGCTTTATTCTGGGCGTGGCCCCAAGGCTGCTGGCATGA
- a CDS encoding MgtC/SapB family protein, whose translation MWEDLLNEFSLAPSLPLSVVVARTLATVVFCGLIGLERETSKRPAGLRTHMLIGLASCIYCLLTLALLARSAEFGDTIRMDPLRIIEAVTSGVAFLAAGLIVFSQGKVRGLTTGASMWVAAAVGVACGLGEWTIAGMTVILALIIIALVRKLEKHAGTYEEHD comes from the coding sequence ATGTGGGAAGATCTGCTGAACGAATTCTCCCTCGCCCCCAGCCTGCCCCTGTCGGTCGTTGTGGCACGCACCCTTGCGACGGTGGTATTCTGCGGGCTGATCGGGCTTGAACGCGAAACCTCCAAACGGCCCGCGGGTCTGCGCACCCATATGCTGATCGGCCTCGCGTCGTGCATCTACTGCCTGCTGACCCTCGCCCTGCTCGCCCGCAGCGCCGAATTTGGCGACACCATCCGGATGGACCCGCTGCGTATCATCGAGGCGGTGACCAGCGGCGTCGCTTTCCTTGCCGCGGGGCTGATCGTCTTTTCCCAAGGCAAGGTGCGCGGCCTGACGACAGGGGCCAGCATGTGGGTCGCCGCCGCCGTTGGCGTGGCTTGCGGCTTAGGCGAATGGACGATTGCGGGCATGACCGTGATCCTCGCCCTGATCATCATCGCGCTGGTGCGAAAGCTAGAGAAACACGCAGGCACCTATGAAGAGCACGACTAG
- a CDS encoding DedA family protein: protein MFDWITGLLDAAGYLGVAFLMFAENVFPPIPSELIMPLAGFLAYQDQMNFVGVVIAGSIGSLAGTYLYYIIARKIGHDRVRHLLEKHGRWLTMSPEDLDRASDWFDRHGNLAVLMGRMVPAIRTLISVPAGLTPMHHLPFLAFSLAGTVIWNTLLTGLGYALGSQYDLVADYMNPVSNVVIGALVLTYIYRVIRKKGGSAENTA, encoded by the coding sequence ATGTTTGACTGGATCACCGGCCTGCTGGACGCCGCAGGCTATCTGGGCGTCGCGTTTCTGATGTTCGCGGAAAACGTCTTCCCGCCCATCCCGTCCGAGCTGATCATGCCGCTGGCGGGGTTTCTGGCCTATCAGGACCAGATGAACTTTGTCGGCGTGGTGATCGCGGGCAGCATCGGGTCACTGGCGGGCACCTACCTCTACTACATCATCGCGCGTAAGATCGGGCACGACCGCGTGCGGCACCTACTGGAAAAGCATGGCCGCTGGCTCACCATGTCCCCCGAGGATCTTGACCGCGCTTCGGACTGGTTCGACCGCCACGGCAATCTGGCCGTGCTCATGGGGCGCATGGTGCCCGCGATCCGCACGCTGATCTCGGTGCCCGCGGGGCTGACGCCGATGCATCACCTGCCGTTTCTGGCCTTCTCGCTGGCGGGTACGGTGATCTGGAACACATTGCTGACCGGGCTCGGCTACGCGCTCGGGTCGCAATACGATCTGGTCGCGGACTACATGAACCCCGTGTCCAACGTTGTCATCGGTGCCTTGGTGCTGACCTACATCTACCGCGTGATCCGCAAGAAAGGCGGCAGCGCAGAAAACACAGCCTAG
- a CDS encoding L,D-transpeptidase: MLTKRHFITSSAAALFSAPLAPSLAAAATTDKSMWDAWDAQVTPAGYDPATTNPWGVAPRFLPRLVEANPGLTPGDIHVDAVARYLYHIQDNGTAMRYGVAIARGDLYEPGTYSIKRKAKWPTWTPTQNMIRRDPELYEQHADGMDAGPQNPLGSRALYLFVGNRDTYLRIHGSPNPQSIGGRASSGCVRMIMAHINDLYENVNTGSRAVLYPPEELVTAAT, translated from the coding sequence ATGCTGACCAAACGCCATTTTATCACCAGCTCCGCTGCCGCGTTGTTTTCTGCCCCTCTGGCCCCCAGTCTCGCCGCCGCTGCGACGACAGACAAGTCGATGTGGGACGCATGGGATGCGCAGGTAACGCCTGCGGGCTACGATCCTGCAACGACGAACCCCTGGGGCGTCGCGCCCCGCTTTCTGCCCCGACTGGTAGAGGCGAACCCCGGTCTGACGCCGGGCGATATCCACGTCGATGCGGTTGCGCGGTATCTTTACCACATTCAGGACAACGGCACCGCCATGCGGTATGGGGTCGCGATTGCGCGGGGTGACCTGTACGAGCCCGGCACCTATTCGATCAAACGCAAGGCCAAATGGCCAACCTGGACGCCGACGCAGAACATGATCCGCCGCGATCCAGAGCTTTATGAACAACATGCCGATGGGATGGACGCAGGTCCGCAGAACCCCTTGGGGTCACGTGCACTGTATCTTTTCGTCGGCAACCGCGACACCTATCTGCGCATCCACGGGTCGCCTAACCCGCAATCGATCGGCGGGCGCGCAAGCTCTGGCTGTGTGCGGATGATCATGGCGCATATCAACGACTTGTACGAGAACGTGAACACCGGATCGCGCGCTGTCCTCTACCCGCCGGAAGAGCTGGTGACGGCTGCGACCTAA
- the coxB gene encoding cytochrome c oxidase subunit II, which translates to MQHPWRIYAIAPAALLLAGCEGRQSVLAPAGQDAADVLNLFWVMLVGAVILWTLVAVLFIYVTRINPGAMRRRTAEMLIVGGGILFPVVLLGGLLMYSLPLMGPTRAEGDGLVVRVTAEQWWWRVEYQQQGETRTVVSANELRLPAGARTELVLNAHRVIHSFWVPALGGKTDMFPGRETRMTLAPTDPGIYRGQCAEFCGASHALMAFETVVMPPDDFDQWLSAEARDAKPPQGALAQAGATLFLEEGCGACHTIRGTKAIGKTGPDLTHLANRHSLAAGTLPLNAQAIATWIGHTDTIKPEVNMPTYDFLSDDDLAALAAYLGGLE; encoded by the coding sequence TTGCAACACCCTTGGCGCATCTATGCAATCGCCCCGGCCGCCCTGCTTCTGGCGGGCTGCGAAGGGCGTCAATCCGTGCTGGCCCCCGCCGGTCAGGACGCGGCGGATGTGCTGAACCTCTTTTGGGTGATGCTGGTCGGCGCGGTGATCCTGTGGACCCTCGTTGCAGTGCTGTTCATCTACGTCACGCGCATCAACCCCGGTGCCATGCGCCGCCGCACCGCCGAGATGCTGATCGTCGGCGGGGGCATCCTCTTTCCCGTGGTCCTGCTGGGGGGGCTGCTGATGTATTCCCTGCCGCTGATGGGACCGACCCGCGCCGAAGGGGACGGGCTGGTCGTGCGGGTCACCGCCGAACAATGGTGGTGGCGCGTCGAATACCAACAGCAAGGGGAGACCAGAACAGTCGTCTCGGCAAACGAGCTCCGCCTGCCCGCCGGCGCCCGAACCGAGCTTGTGCTGAACGCCCATCGGGTGATCCACTCCTTCTGGGTGCCGGCCCTTGGCGGCAAGACCGATATGTTCCCGGGGCGCGAAACCCGCATGACCCTCGCGCCCACCGATCCCGGCATCTACCGGGGCCAATGCGCCGAATTCTGCGGCGCCTCCCATGCGTTGATGGCCTTTGAAACCGTGGTGATGCCGCCCGATGACTTCGACCAATGGCTGAGCGCAGAGGCGCGCGATGCCAAGCCGCCCCAAGGTGCACTGGCCCAAGCGGGCGCGACCCTGTTCCTTGAGGAAGGCTGCGGCGCCTGCCACACCATTCGTGGCACCAAGGCCATCGGCAAAACCGGCCCGGACCTGACCCATCTGGCAAACCGCCACTCGCTGGCCGCAGGCACCCTGCCCCTGAACGCGCAGGCCATCGCCACATGGATCGGCCACACCGACACGATCAAACCCGAGGTCAATATGCCCACCTATGACTTCCTGTCCGACGACGACCTCGCGGCGCTCGCCGCCTATCTGGGGGGGCTGGAATGA
- a CDS encoding DUF1289 domain-containing protein yields the protein MAKTPSPCIDVCKFKREGHCIGCSMTKAQKSMFKSLKKESHRVGFIHMLTAQQERLGKYSHWDLAYRKKLAKRKIAAEKLL from the coding sequence ATGGCAAAAACACCCAGCCCCTGTATCGACGTGTGCAAGTTCAAACGCGAAGGCCATTGCATCGGGTGTTCGATGACCAAGGCGCAGAAATCCATGTTCAAATCGCTGAAGAAAGAAAGCCACCGCGTGGGCTTTATCCATATGCTGACTGCGCAACAGGAACGTCTGGGCAAATACAGCCATTGGGATCTGGCGTATCGCAAGAAGCTGGCAAAACGCAAAATCGCGGCCGAGAAGCTTCTCTAG
- a CDS encoding GMC family oxidoreductase — MARRLAKTDVVIIGAGWTGLTAAYELAHAGKRCVVLERGSYRHDADDFAAPKEHDELKYAVHHAHMINTRKETLTFRNTASQQALPMRRLGSFLPGVGLGGAGIHWNGQLWRPLPSDLEMRSHYENRYGADFIPDDLNVQDWGVTYDELEPHFDFYEKICGTSGTAGQMADGPREGGNPFEGPRSADYPNPPMRQPIGPTKFDEAAHKLGYHPFPMPAANATKEYTNPYGAKLHPCTYCGFCERFGCGYYAKADPIICVYDQIKSHENFEIRYQAQVLRVEKAEDGKTATGVTYLTDAGEEVFQPADIVCMNAYGLWNTHLMLVSGLGKPYDPKTRTGTVGRNYAYQTMAGVNVFFDDQVVTNPFMGAGALGTVIDDFNGDNFDHSDLGFLGGGYIACTQTNGRPINYQPTPEGTPAWGADWKRAVRENYLHHASLTVHGSSMATPDNYLDLDPTWKDAYGRPLLRMTFNFPENDRRMADYVMGKAHEIARNMENVTSTSASNRAAEGSDYSIVPYQTTHNTGGTVMGTDPTTSVVNRFGQMWDHHNVFVFGAGLFPQNLGYNPTGPLMGVAYWTLEHIKNDYIANPRPLMDA, encoded by the coding sequence ATGGCACGGCGGCTGGCGAAAACAGATGTGGTCATCATCGGGGCCGGTTGGACGGGTCTGACAGCTGCATATGAGCTTGCCCATGCTGGCAAACGCTGTGTCGTGCTGGAGCGTGGATCCTATCGCCATGATGCCGATGATTTCGCCGCCCCCAAGGAACATGACGAGCTAAAATATGCGGTGCACCACGCGCATATGATCAACACCCGCAAAGAGACCCTGACCTTCCGCAACACTGCCAGCCAGCAGGCGCTGCCGATGCGCAGGCTCGGGTCGTTCCTGCCCGGTGTTGGGCTTGGCGGCGCGGGCATCCACTGGAACGGCCAGCTTTGGCGGCCCCTGCCCTCCGACCTCGAGATGCGGAGCCATTACGAAAACCGCTATGGGGCCGACTTCATCCCCGACGATCTGAATGTGCAGGATTGGGGCGTCACCTATGACGAGCTTGAGCCCCATTTTGATTTCTACGAGAAAATCTGCGGCACCTCCGGTACAGCAGGCCAGATGGCAGACGGCCCGCGTGAAGGCGGCAACCCCTTCGAAGGGCCGCGCAGCGCCGATTATCCCAACCCGCCCATGCGCCAGCCCATCGGCCCCACAAAATTCGACGAGGCGGCGCACAAGCTTGGCTATCACCCTTTCCCCATGCCCGCCGCCAACGCCACCAAGGAATACACCAACCCCTACGGGGCCAAGCTGCATCCCTGCACCTATTGCGGCTTTTGCGAACGCTTTGGCTGCGGCTACTATGCCAAGGCCGACCCGATCATCTGCGTTTATGACCAGATCAAATCCCACGAGAATTTCGAGATCCGCTATCAGGCACAAGTCTTGCGGGTCGAGAAGGCAGAGGACGGCAAGACCGCCACCGGCGTCACCTATCTGACCGACGCGGGCGAAGAGGTGTTCCAGCCCGCCGATATCGTCTGCATGAACGCCTATGGCCTGTGGAACACGCATCTGATGCTGGTCTCCGGTCTGGGCAAACCCTACGACCCGAAAACCCGCACGGGCACCGTGGGCCGGAACTATGCCTATCAGACGATGGCAGGCGTGAACGTATTTTTCGATGATCAGGTGGTGACCAACCCCTTTATGGGGGCGGGGGCGCTTGGCACGGTGATCGACGACTTTAACGGTGACAACTTTGACCACAGCGATCTGGGGTTTCTGGGCGGCGGCTATATCGCCTGCACGCAGACCAATGGCCGCCCGATCAACTACCAGCCCACGCCCGAAGGCACCCCCGCATGGGGGGCCGACTGGAAGCGTGCCGTGCGCGAGAATTACCTACACCACGCCAGCCTGACGGTGCACGGGTCGTCCATGGCGACGCCCGATAACTACCTTGACCTCGATCCCACATGGAAAGACGCCTATGGCCGCCCGCTGCTGCGGATGACCTTCAACTTCCCCGAAAACGACCGGCGCATGGCCGACTATGTGATGGGCAAGGCGCATGAGATCGCGCGCAACATGGAGAACGTGACATCCACCTCCGCCAGCAACCGCGCGGCAGAGGGCAGCGATTATTCCATCGTGCCCTACCAGACTACCCATAACACCGGCGGCACGGTGATGGGCACGGACCCGACAACCAGCGTCGTGAACCGCTTTGGCCAGATGTGGGATCATCACAACGTCTTTGTCTTCGGCGCGGGGCTGTTTCCGCAGAACCTTGGCTACAACCCCACGGGGCCGCTGATGGGCGTCGCCTATTGGACGCTCGAGCATATAAAGAACGACTATATCGCTAACCCGCGCCCCCTGATGGACGCCTAA
- a CDS encoding superoxide dismutase family protein, with translation MKFALTTAVACGLMTSAAFAAETTAPVMDAEGAEVGTVTVQDTESGVALAKLSLSNLPAGGIAVHLHETGDCSGDGFKSAGGHIAGDREHGVLTAGGPHPGDMPNVTVGSDGTVEQEVFLPFLNVEEHLMDDDGAAFVIHGGQDDYSSQPSGDAGDRIACGVFGADPA, from the coding sequence ATGAAATTCGCACTCACCACCGCCGTGGCCTGCGGGCTGATGACAAGCGCCGCTTTCGCCGCCGAAACGACCGCTCCGGTTATGGATGCCGAGGGCGCAGAGGTCGGGACCGTGACGGTCCAGGATACCGAATCCGGCGTGGCGTTGGCAAAACTGTCGCTGTCCAACCTGCCCGCAGGGGGCATCGCGGTGCATTTGCACGAAACCGGTGATTGTTCGGGCGACGGGTTTAAATCCGCTGGCGGACATATCGCGGGCGACCGCGAACATGGCGTGTTGACCGCCGGTGGCCCACACCCCGGTGATATGCCGAATGTCACGGTGGGCAGTGATGGCACCGTAGAGCAGGAAGTGTTCCTGCCGTTCCTGAATGTGGAAGAGCATCTGATGGATGACGACGGCGCTGCCTTTGTTATCCACGGCGGGCAGGATGATTACAGCTCGCAACCCTCGGGGGATGCGGGGGACCGGATTGCCTGCGGTGTCTTTGGTGCTGATCCCGCCTGA
- a CDS encoding c-type cytochrome gives MNIPHRPLLCLALAAFLPALATAQAIPADQPYDTARDLFNLTVDTPPDADTLARGQAIALQGAGDVQSCVTCHSVDGQGDGSGSFPRLTGQPAWYLDKQLDDYASDARPDDLMTPVAQSLSEDDRAAVSAYYASLVAPLRVARGQVSMQDIQKGAAIARAGSPAKGLPACTNCHGPDGTGNPPSVPYLAGQYANYMVLQLDRWKRGQRDNDFGGMMSAIARKMTSEDMRAISEYYERVANPLTTKDPE, from the coding sequence ATGAATATCCCGCACCGCCCCCTGCTCTGCCTCGCACTCGCAGCCTTTCTGCCCGCGCTGGCCACCGCGCAGGCGATCCCTGCGGATCAGCCCTATGATACGGCGCGCGACCTGTTCAACTTGACGGTCGATACACCCCCCGACGCCGACACGCTGGCACGGGGGCAGGCGATCGCGCTGCAAGGCGCGGGCGATGTGCAATCCTGCGTGACCTGCCACAGCGTTGACGGTCAGGGTGACGGGTCGGGCAGTTTCCCGCGGCTGACCGGACAACCGGCGTGGTACCTTGACAAGCAGCTGGATGACTACGCCAGCGACGCGCGGCCCGACGACCTGATGACGCCCGTCGCGCAGTCCCTCTCTGAAGACGACCGCGCTGCGGTCAGCGCCTATTACGCCTCTCTCGTCGCGCCGCTGCGGGTGGCACGCGGGCAGGTCTCGATGCAAGACATCCAGAAAGGTGCCGCCATCGCGCGGGCCGGATCGCCCGCCAAGGGCCTGCCCGCCTGCACCAACTGCCACGGGCCCGACGGCACGGGCAACCCGCCCTCGGTGCCCTATCTTGCCGGTCAATACGCCAACTACATGGTCCTGCAACTGGACCGCTGGAAACGCGGCCAGCGGGACAATGACTTTGGCGGCATGATGTCGGCAATCGCCCGCAAAATGACCTCCGAGGATATGCGCGCCATCAGTGAATATTACGAGCGCGTGGCCAACCCGCTGACGACGAAAGACCCTGAATGA
- a CDS encoding gluconate 2-dehydrogenase subunit 3 family protein, which yields MSMYSRRSVLFGFGAAVGLASLPRHAFAALDGTPFTFLSDTEARSLALLCDTLIPQDDFPSASQAGVVDFIDLQLAGGYGRGERLYMDGPHPQGTPEQGYQSPLRPADLWREGLAAMQTVIGPLEGQPQSALDQLMTDLSEDRPALAGRVGAKTFFTELHALTNQGYFADPIYGGNKGYAGWHMVGFPGAFGYYTDTVDDHNRPYPQPPMGIGHQPGTSDFNSER from the coding sequence ATGTCCATGTATTCCAGACGATCAGTTCTATTCGGCTTCGGTGCCGCGGTCGGCCTTGCGTCCCTGCCGCGCCATGCCTTTGCCGCCCTTGATGGCACCCCCTTCACCTTCCTGTCCGATACCGAGGCCCGAAGCCTCGCGCTGCTGTGTGACACGCTGATCCCGCAGGACGATTTCCCCTCGGCCAGTCAGGCCGGCGTGGTCGATTTCATCGACCTGCAGCTCGCGGGCGGCTACGGGCGCGGCGAACGTCTTTATATGGACGGGCCCCACCCCCAAGGCACGCCCGAGCAAGGCTACCAATCTCCCCTACGCCCCGCCGATCTGTGGCGCGAGGGGCTGGCGGCGATGCAGACCGTCATCGGCCCGCTTGAAGGGCAACCGCAATCTGCGCTCGACCAGCTGATGACCGACCTGTCCGAGGATAGGCCCGCGCTTGCCGGTCGTGTCGGGGCCAAGACATTCTTTACCGAACTCCACGCCCTGACGAACCAGGGCTATTTCGCCGACCCGATCTATGGCGGCAACAAGGGCTACGCCGGTTGGCATATGGTCGGCTTCCCCGGGGCGTTCGGCTATTACACCGACACGGTCGACGACCACAATCGCCCCTACCCGCAGCCCCCTATGGGCATCGGACATCAACCGGGCACAAGCGACTTCAACTCAGAAAGGTAG
- a CDS encoding PRC-barrel domain-containing protein, with the protein MTTTSHSSLVSSSDVNGTNVYSRDGTHIGSIDHLMIDKQSGKVAYAVMGFGGFLGLGEDHHPVPWGKLEYDTSKDGFMTDITEQQVKGAPTRSDGWVTDREWERRTHEHYMVPNYWI; encoded by the coding sequence ATGACGACGACATCACATTCTAGCCTCGTATCTTCCTCTGACGTGAATGGTACAAATGTTTACAGCCGCGATGGCACACATATCGGATCCATCGACCACCTGATGATCGACAAGCAATCCGGCAAGGTCGCCTATGCCGTAATGGGCTTTGGCGGATTTCTGGGCTTGGGCGAGGATCACCACCCCGTGCCGTGGGGCAAGCTTGAATACGACACCTCGAAAGATGGGTTCATGACGGACATCACCGAACAGCAGGTCAAAGGCGCACCAACCCGCAGCGACGGTTGGGTGACAGACCGCGAATGGGAACGCCGGACCCACGAACATTATATGGTGCCGAACTACTGGATTTGA